TTATTCACATCAACTTCAAGATATTTGGCAAGCTGGTTGATGTTCATCCAGTCCCCGCGGGAAGAACTGCTCTGCGAAGAGGTCCTGCCCATGCTCAGGTTGCCGTTGAGTATGGCACCTTCCTGGATGGATAAAAGGGGCGTGTCGATATCACCGTCGAGTTTTGCGGTGGCTTCAAGTTTCAGCGACTTAAGGGCCTTGATGTTACCGATGACATTGCCGGCTATGGAAACACTTTCCCCGGTTATATTTGCCTTGATGTCGGCTTTCTGGCCTACCATTAGCATGCCCTTGGTATCCAGTGTGCCTTCGAACTTACCGTTGATGCGGAGATTTACCGGATCATCGAACCTCAATGTGCCCTGCATACCGGCATGCACATCGAGCACTTTTTCCTCCGACTGCTGTTTAGAATCATGTTTTTTCTTTCTCATTACCTGCCTCCTTGTCTTTGTTTTATCAAATATATTATACCCGTAGCGGCGCTTCCTGTAAACTTTGCTATTTCCACACCACCTCTTCCACCCCGGGAAGAAGCGATATCTCAGCGGCTATATCCCTGTAATATGCTCTTTCCACCAGAACGTCCAGGATCAACACTTTGCATTTTTCCTCTTCCAGTATCTTGGTCTTGCACCTCTTGGCCCTGCCCTCGAAAGCATCCACGACTTTCCTGATATCCTTTTCCTGAGTATCACTTTCCATCTGCAGCCTGACGAAAAGACGTTTACCCGGTTGCTTCAGCTCCATTCTCTCCTCAAGCCTCGAAAGTATAAGAACCATAATTACTACCAGGGTCGTTATCAACGCAGCCATGTAGAGCCCGGCCCCCGCCGCCAGACCGATCGCCGCTATAGCCCATATGCTCGCGGCGGTGGTAAGCCCCCTTATCGACGCGCCGTAACGGATGATCGCTCCCGCTCCGAGAAAACCTATGCCGGTTACGACATTGGCCGCTATTCTCGCAGGATCAACAGTTCCTACATCACTGTAGTTATCCGCCACCAGAATCGAGCATATCATAAAAAGCGTAGAACCGACACTCACCAGTATATGCGTGCGAAGACCCGCCGCACGCCCGTGAATCTCCCGTTCTATTCCGACCAAACCGCTCAATACTACCGAAACTATCAGCCTGATCAATATATCAAGGTTCGACATCATACTTCCTCCTCCAACTAAGATCTTCCGGGCGTGGCATTAAGAAAAAGGTCCGCCCGTTGCCCATCACTGAACAATGCTTCCCCCAAAGCCGCTATCATCGCGGCGTTATCGGCGCAATACTGTCTTTGCGGAAGGAATAACTCCGCGTCTTCCTCACGACATCGCCCGATAAGCTTCTCCCGCAGAACGTGGTTGTTCACAACACCGCCACCTACGGCGACTTTCCCGGCGCCGGTAGACCTTATCGCCCTGCCGAGCTTTTCCACAATAACATCCACCACTGCTTCCTGGAAAGAATAACAGATCCTGTCCTTTTCTTTATCGGATCTATCGCAATCGCGCCAGTAATACATTACCGCTGTCTTTATTCCGCTGAAGCTGAAATCAAGGTCATTCTCATCCTTCATAAGAGCCCTGGGAAAGAGTATCGCTTTTTTGGGGTCCGCTCCCCGAGCTCTTTTTTCGACCACAGGACCGCCTGGATACCCCAGGTCCATGACCTTCGCGACCTTATCAAAAGCTTCTCCTACTGCGTCGTCCCTGGTCCTTCCAAGTACGGTGTAATCCTCAAGGCCTTCACAGTAATAGATGCTTGTATGACCGCCCGAGACCACCATCCCCACAAAAGGGTATATCGATTCTTCCATAACTCCCTGACCATACCCCAGAAAACATGACAGCATGTGCGCCTGGAGATGATCCACCCCGATGAGGGGAATATCCAAAGCAAAGCTCAGGGCTTTCGCAAAAGATATGCCCACGAGCAGGGAACCGGGCAGCCCCGGCCCCTGGGTAACGGCAACCAGGTCGATATCCCCGATAGCCCTGCCAGAATCGCTTAAGGCCTTCTCAGTGACCTTATAGATATATTCAGTATGGAACCTTGAAGCTATCTCAGGTATTACCCCGCCGTACCTTGAATGCAGGTGTACGCTTGAAGACACCTCATTCGAAAGGACCTTTCCGTCCTCCACCAGGGCCGCTCCAGTCTCGTCGCAAGAAGTCTCAATGCCCAGAACCAGCATTCTCCTCCATCATCTCTGAAAGTGTCACGAATCTAATACCATTTTTTCGCATTTGCGGGACCACTTCATCGAGAACTTCGATGGTCATGGTCCGGTCATGACCTATAGCCACGACATTCGACCCGCCCAAGGCCATTTTCTCTATCCTTGCCAGCTGTTTTTTTATCTTTTCCCGCTCCAGCTCATTGTCGATAAAGACGTCTCTTTTCAGATAAGGCAGTTCGAGTTGTAACGCTATGTCTTCGGACACCCCACCCCGGCAGGTTCTGCTGTCCAAAAAGAACATATCCCGGTCTTTGAGGTCGGAAAGGACCACCCGCATGAAACTGCTGTCCCTTGTAGCCTTTGAACCCATGTGATTGTTCATCCCCCTGGCGGAAGGGACAGACTTGAAAGCCTTTTCAATGATGCCGGTCACTTCCTCCGGTTCCATTTCGGATGACAAAGTATCCTTCTCCAGGGCTACAGCGTCACTTTCCGGCTCCATAGGCATATGCAAGATGACCTCCATGCCGTTGGCTTCGGCAAAGGAACACACTGCGGCCGAATACGGGGTATTAGGCAGAACCGCAAGCGTCAAAGGGATTCCCAGTTCCCTTACTCCATTGAGATTTCTTTTCGTGTAGCCGAAGTCATCCAGAACAAGAGCCACAGCAGGAAGATCTTCCCGCCCCTCGTATACATACGCTTTCCCGGGATGAGTGGCCTGAGGCCGCACAAAGCGCCTCTTCACCATATTGAATACGGTGACGAATATCGCTATTGAGATCAGCGCTGCCGCTGCTATAAATAGAACCTTTCGATACATATTCTCCCCTGTCCTGGAAAAATATCAGGAACGAACGCTTCTGTAAAAGCGATCACTCTTCGCTCTGTTCGTTCTGATCGGCGTCTGATCTGCCGGATGTTTTGTAACTTTCAAAGATGCCCATGCCCTTGAGTATGTTGACCGCCGCGTGCAACTGGTTATCCTCAAGCAGCAGCGGATCGATTTTCTTCTCATCGGTCTTATCTTCTTCCTCAGCCTTCTCCTCGTCAGGCCCCTCTTCGCTTTTGACCTTGCTGAACAAGCGCTCGACCTTCTCCTGCTCGGGCTTTTTATCCTGTTTTTTCTTATCCGGATATTCTCTTTTGACATAAATATCCGGTTCAATACCCTTCTCTCTTATGGATTTGCCAGAAGGGGAAAAATACGCCGAAGTGGTAAGGCGAAGAGCGGATTTGTCTTTTAGCGGTATCACGGTCTGGACCGACCCCTTACCAAAGGTCATCTCTCCCAGCACCAGGCCCCTTTTATTGTCTTTTATAGCGCCGGCGAATATCTCCGAAGCGCTGGCAGAGCCCTTGTTTACAATGACCACAAGCTCAAGATCATCAAAATCAGATCTCTTTTTCGACTTGAACTCCGTCCTCTTCTCCGGATCCCTGCCTTCGGTATAAACTATCAGTGCGCCCGAGGGAAGGAATTCGTCCGCCGATTCGACCGAAGCGTTCAGAAGACCTCCCGGATTGTTCCTGACGTCTATTATGAGGCTCCTGGCCCCTTCTTCGCGCAACCGTTTTATGTTGCCGCGGAGGTCCCGGGCGGTACGTTCCTGGAATTCCTCTATCTTCATGTAGGCGATATCCTCCTCTATGATCCTGCTCTGGGATATGCTTTTGAGCTTGATAATATCCCTTTTGATCTTGAAGTCAAGCACTTCTTCGGTGCGCTCCCGGATAACGGTTATGACCACCTCGGTCCCGGGCTTGCCCCGGAGAAGTTCCACCGCCTCATCGAGTGTCATGTCCCGGGTTATCTTACCGTCGATCTTGACTATCTTGTCACCAGCCTCCATGCCCGCCTTGGCCGCAGGGGTATCTTCAATAGGCGCTATAACCGTCAGGATATTCTCCCTCACGCCCACTTCAATGCCGATACCGGCGAATTCGCCTTTTGTCTCTTCGGTGATCTCCTGAAAACTTTCCGGATCAAGGAACTGGCTGTACCCGTCTAATGTGTCCATCATGCCCCTTATGGCACCGTAAACAAGGTCTTTGGCTTTGACGGGTTCGACATAATCGGTGCTTATCAGCGTGATCGAATCGGCGAAAAGCTGGATCTGCTTGAAAAGCTCCTTGGTATCGTCCAACAGACCCGCATCATCCTCAGCGGCCCTCAATTGGGAAACCGCAGAGAAGGCGACCACTAATACAGTTAACACTAATACGAATTTTGATTTCATGGGTTCTCCGATCCTTAGGAATTATCCAGTGATCTTTTTCCTGAGCATTTCTCCGGCCAGCTTGGGGTTAGCTTTGCCTTTTGTCTGGCGCATCACCTGCCCCACCAGATAACTTAAAGCGTTCTCCTTGCCGCCTCTATAATCATTGACCGATTTCTCGTTCTGTTCAATGACCTTCACCACGATACTTTCAAGTTCACCCTTATCGGAAACCTGTTCTAGCCCCTTTTCCTTCACGATCATTTCAGGGTCCTTGCCGCTATCCAGGTTCTCGCGAAGGACTTCCTTTGCGGCCAGTCCGCTTATCTTGCCCTTTTTGGACATTTCTATGATACTCGCCAGGTGTCCTGGCTTCAAGCCAAGGTCCTCTATGCCCTTGGGGCGGTCCTTGATATGCATCATTATCTCGCCCTTGACCCAGTTGCAGACCGCCTGAGGGTCATTATATTCTGAGACAACAGCTTCATAAAAATCCGCGAGAGGTTTCTCGGAAGTGAGCACTTCCACATCCTTTTCGGAAAGCCTGTACTGGTTAACGAAGCGTTCTTTCCTGCGTCGGGGCAGTTCCGGCATGGACTGTCGCACCCGCTCCAACACCTCGGGAGCTACTTCAAAAGGAACCAGGTCCGGGTCCGGGAAATACCGGTAATCCTGGGCTTCTTCTTTCGTCCTCATCGGCTCGGTAACGTTCTTCTGTTCGTTCCACAGCCGGGTCTGCTGGATCACCTTCTCTTGCTCCTCGAGGGCTTCTTCCTGTCGCAACTGTTCGAATACCAGGGCGTCCCTGACAGCCTTGAAGGAATTAAGGTTCTTTATCTCCACCTTGCTGCCGAACTTCTCGGAGCCTTTCCTGCGAAGAGATACGTTGGCATCACATCTCAGACTTCCCTCTTCCATGTTGCAGTCGGATACATCCAGATACTTGATGGTCTGTTTCAGCGCTTTCAGGTACTCATAGGCCTGCTCCGGACTTCTTATGTCCGGCTCTGAAACGATCTCGAGAAGAGGTGTCCCGGTCCGGTTAAGGTCAACATAGCTGAAAGCCTGCTGTTCATCATGCATGAGCTTTCCCGCGTCCTCTTCCAGATGAGCCCGTGTTATGCCTATATCAATAGAGCCTTCCTCTTCGTCCTCTATGGTTATCTTGCCGTTATACGCAAGAGGCATGTCATACTGGCTTATCTGATAGTTCTTCGGAAGGTCCGGATAGTAATAATTCTTTCGGTCGAACTTGACGGTCTTCTGGATATCGCATTCAAGCGCCATGGCTACCTTCAAGGCGTATTCAAAGGCTTTTTTATTATAAACGGGCAGCACACCGGGAAGCCCCAGACAAACCGGGCAGACCTGCGTGTTGGCCTCGGCCCCGAAAGCCGTGCTACAACCGCAAAAAGCCTTGGTCCTTGTGGAAAGCTGAACATGGACTTCAAGCCCTATAACTGTTTCGTAAATATCCGACATATCTATCCGCAACCTCCTGAGAACATCTTGTGATACGCTGTTTCGCTTTCAAAAGCATGTGCAACCTTTATCAAGGCTTCCTCGTCAAAGGGCCGGGCCATCAACTGAAGACCAACGGGCATACCGTTCCGATCTTGGCCGCAGGGAACGGAAACCGCGGGCAATCCGGCAAGATTCGCCGGGATAGTAAATACATCTGATAAATACATCATGAGGGGATCATCCATGCGTTCGCCTATCTTGAACGCCGTGTTAGGCGCCGTAGGAGTAACGATGCAATCACATTCGGAGAACGCCCTGTCGAAATCCTGGGATAATTTCGTGCGCACCTTCTGAGCTTTAAGATAATACGCGTCGTAATAACCGCTGCTGAGAGAATATGTCCCAAGAAGTATCCTTCTTTTCGCCTCTTTCCCGAAGCCTTCACTCCTTGAGTTGACATACATATCTATCAGGTCATCCGACTTCGGGCTTCTATAGCCGTAATGGACCCCGTCGAACCGTGCGAGGTTGGAACTGGCTTCGGCTGGGGCGATTATATAATAACAGCTAACGGCGTATTTGGTATGGGGCAGTGAAATATCGATTATTTTGGCGCCGAGCCTCTTCAAGACATCCACAGACTCGGTAACGCTCCGTCGGACATCTTCGTCGATGCCTTCTCCCATGTACTCTTCCGGCAGACCGATAGTCATGCCTTTTATCTGTTTGCCCAGACTTTCAGTATACTTGGGAACAGGACTATCAACGGAAGTGGAGTCATTCGCGTCATAACCGGATATTACTTCTAGCATCCTAGCGCAATCAGAGATGTTTCGGGTTATCGGACCTATCTGGTCCAGGCTGGAAGCGAAAGCTATAAGCCCGTAACGGGAGACGCGCCCGTAGGTCGGTTTGAACCCCACCACACCACACATCGCGGCCGGTTGCCTTATCGAACCGCCCGTATCAGATCCCAGCGCAGCGGCCACTTCGCCACTGGCAACAGATGCTGCGGATCCGCCGCTGGAACCGCCGGGTATCCTGGAAAGGTCCCAAGGGTTTCTGGTAGGGCCGTAAAAGGATGTTTCGCAGGAAGAACCGAAAGCGAACTCATCCATGTTCGCCCCGGGAAAGAGTAACGCGTTCTCAGCAAGCAGTTTTTCGATGACCGTAGCATTGTACGGCGGCCTGAAACCATCCAAAATGTGTGAAGCACACGTGGTAAGCTCGCCTTTTATGCATATATTATCCTTGATAGCTACCGGCACGGCCCACAGAGCACCTCCTTGAGACCTCTCATCAAGCGAACGGCCCCTGCACACGATCCTCTCCTTGTCCAGTCGGATAAAAGCGTGTATGTCCGGTTCGATCTGCCTTATCCTGTCAGTAAGAAAACCCGCCGTTTCAGCGACAGGCTCTTCGTGTTCCCTCAGCCACTTATGGTAATGTTCGAAACTGGATAGGATGTCCTGCATCTTATGAACTTTGTATTATACGAGGCACCTTGAAAAAGTTCCCGTGTTTTTCCGGAGCATTACCCAGGAATTCATCCGGAGAAAGGGATTCTTTCAGCTCATCTTCACGAAAAACGTTCTTCATCGAAGGGAGAACATGGGTCGTGGGCAAAGTGTTGTCAGTATCAACTTCGCCAAGCTGTTCGATATAACCTATGATATCCGAAAGCTGGTCCTTGTAACTGGCCGTTTCCGCCTCATCAAGCTCGATCCTGGAAAGAGCCGCCACATAACGGACGGTCTGCTCGGTGATCCTTTTTTTACTGACCTTTTTATCCATATTGACCCTACCCTATCATATTAATATATAAAAGTCAATATAACGTATGTGCTATAATAAAGTCCCTACTAGATCAGATAACCTGGCGTAATCTTCGAGGGAGATAACCTCCGCGCGGCTTGCCGGATCGATCCCGCAAGAGACAAACGCCTCCTGCCATGTGCTTCTTTCGACCGGGAGAAATGGACCGCTGGAAAGTGAATTCACTGCTTTTTTCCTCCTCTGGGAGAAGGCTTTGCGTATTATTCGGAACATAAGCACCGAATCATTTACCCGGACGCTGGGCTCTTCAAGCATTGTGAAAGAAAGTAAACTTGAATTGACCTTGGGCCTGGGAAAAAAACAGTTTTTATTGATCCTGAACAGTTTCTTGCACCTGGCATAAAACTGAACAAAACAGCTTAAGGAACCGTACTCCTTCGAACCGGGAGATGCTACCATCCTGTTAGCGAGTTCCTCCTGCGTGACCAGATAAGCATTTCCCACGCAGATTCTGCTCTCTATCAATTTTTGCACGATGGGCGTGGAAATATAGTACGGGATATTGCCGTAAACGGTCACCTTCCCGGCCTTGCCCGCCAGAGCGCACAGGTCCGTCTCAAGGACGTCCGCGTTAATGACAGCGATATTATCCTTCTCATCGAAAAGCTCTTTCATTATATCGCATATTTTCGAGTCCTTTTCCACGGCTATGAGCCGACCGCACATACCAGCCAGCTCGAAGGTCATGATACCGAAACCCGGGCCTATCTCTATGACGGTCGAGTTTTCCACCAGGGACAGGCTGTTAAGGATCTTCTCTTTCACGTTATTATCAATGAGAAAGTTCTGCCCGAGGGATCTTTTGGGATCGAAACGGTGTTCTCTCCATATCTGTCTTAATTCTTTAAGGTCCATTTTTCCGGGAAAATGCTCTAGGCGGTACTTATCGCGCGGACTGCGAGCCGGATCGCCTGTTCCATTGAAGAAGAACTGGCCTGATCCTTGCCGGCTATGTCGAACGCGGTCCCGTGGTCCGGTGAAGTTCTCACGTGCCCCAGACCCAGCGTCATGTTGACCCCGTTATCAAAATCAACCATCTTAAAAGGGGAAAGACCCTGGTCATGGTACATTGATACGACGATATCGACTTTTTTCTGCAGCGCTTTATAAAAAACCACGTCAGCCGATACGGGGCCTTCGATATTCTCGTAAAATTTACGGGCCCTCTCAACAGCGGGCGCGATCACGTCTATCTCTTCGGTGCCTATCTTGCCACCTTCCCCGCAGTGCGGGTTCAGAGCTGCAACAGCGATCTTTGCATCCTCGCCGCCAGTGATCATGCGTCTGTTCGATGCGACCTGCTCCAAGGTGTCGGCGATAAGGTCGACTGAAAGCGCTGACGCCACTTCCCTGAGTGGTATATGTCTTGTTACGGGTACCACCCGCAGGGTTTCACCGACCAGCACCATGGTAACCAGAGCGGACCCGTAAGCCTTCTGAAGATGCTCGGTATGCCCCACGAAACCGGGATGTATTTCGGCGATCTTTTCCTTGTTGACCGGGGCTGTCACCAGCGCCTTCGGGGTCTCGGCGGAACTTCTTCTCATAATATCCACTGCCGCATCCAGACAGCTGAGGGTTTTTTCGGCTCCCCCCCTCGTCGGTTGACCATATCGCGAATTGGCCAGAGGCGGACCCGGATCTATTATGTTGACGGCCTCTTCGTCCGGATCGGCCTGGCTTTCGGTGTTTTCCAGTTTTCTTAATCTGAACGAGCCTCTACCGAACGTCTCAGCGGCCCGCGCCATGACATCCATGTCACCGAACACTATAAAAACAGCAAGCCCTTTGAGAGCAGGGCTTGCCATTGATTTTGCTATGACCTCAGGTCCGATGCCCGAGGGATCCCCCATGGTAATGAATATCTGGGGCTTATTTGTAGGAGATATAAGCATCTTTTCGTTTTTCTTCGAGCCATTTTACAAGCTCTTCCTGGAACCTCTTGCCGTAAAGCTGCTGCCTTAGGAAATCGCTTACTTCATCGAACTCGAGCGGACGGGATTCTCTTACTTCCTCAACAAGGAAAACGTGATATCCCACCGGGCTTTCGATCATTCTGGACCTTTCGTTCTCCCCAAGGGAAAAGATGGCTTCGTCTATCTCCGGCAGGGTCTGTCCCTTTGGAACATATCCCATATCGCCACCGTTCTGCGCATAAGGTCCTTCTGAGACCTCTTTGGCCATATCAGCGAAATCCTTACCTTCATCAAGCTGCTCTATGATACCTTTCATCTTCTGCCTGCCTGACTCGTCACCGGCAACATCCTTTTTGCGTATCATTATACTTCTCACTTTAGCCGCTTCAGGCGCTATGAGCTTGTCCCTGTTCTTTGTATAAAGCTCCTGAAGGTCCCCGGGAGTTATCACTATCTTCGAGGCGACCTCTTTTTCAACGAGTTTCTGG
The nucleotide sequence above comes from Candidatus Omnitrophota bacterium. Encoded proteins:
- a CDS encoding PDZ domain-containing protein, giving the protein MKSKFVLVLTVLVVAFSAVSQLRAAEDDAGLLDDTKELFKQIQLFADSITLISTDYVEPVKAKDLVYGAIRGMMDTLDGYSQFLDPESFQEITEETKGEFAGIGIEVGVRENILTVIAPIEDTPAAKAGMEAGDKIVKIDGKITRDMTLDEAVELLRGKPGTEVVITVIRERTEEVLDFKIKRDIIKLKSISQSRIIEEDIAYMKIEEFQERTARDLRGNIKRLREEGARSLIIDVRNNPGGLLNASVESADEFLPSGALIVYTEGRDPEKRTEFKSKKRSDFDDLELVVIVNKGSASASEIFAGAIKDNKRGLVLGEMTFGKGSVQTVIPLKDKSALRLTTSAYFSPSGKSIREKGIEPDIYVKREYPDKKKQDKKPEQEKVERLFSKVKSEEGPDEEKAEEEDKTDEKKIDPLLLEDNQLHAAVNILKGMGIFESYKTSGRSDADQNEQSEE
- a CDS encoding helix-turn-helix domain-containing protein; translation: MRKKKHDSKQQSEEKVLDVHAGMQGTLRFDDPVNLRINGKFEGTLDTKGMLMVGQKADIKANITGESVSIAGNVIGNIKALKSLKLEATAKLDGDIDTPLLSIQEGAILNGNLSMGRTSSQSSSSRGDWMNINQLAKYLEVDVNKVNEWANSGMLPAAKEGSDWVFDKSKVDQWISEGKVKV
- the pdxA gene encoding 4-hydroxythreonine-4-phosphate dehydrogenase PdxA — translated: MLISPTNKPQIFITMGDPSGIGPEVIAKSMASPALKGLAVFIVFGDMDVMARAAETFGRGSFRLRKLENTESQADPDEEAVNIIDPGPPLANSRYGQPTRGGAEKTLSCLDAAVDIMRRSSAETPKALVTAPVNKEKIAEIHPGFVGHTEHLQKAYGSALVTMVLVGETLRVVPVTRHIPLREVASALSVDLIADTLEQVASNRRMITGGEDAKIAVAALNPHCGEGGKIGTEEIDVIAPAVERARKFYENIEGPVSADVVFYKALQKKVDIVVSMYHDQGLSPFKMVDFDNGVNMTLGLGHVRTSPDHGTAFDIAGKDQASSSSMEQAIRLAVRAISTA
- the tsaD gene encoding tRNA (adenosine(37)-N6)-threonylcarbamoyltransferase complex transferase subunit TsaD; its protein translation is MLVLGIETSCDETGAALVEDGKVLSNEVSSSVHLHSRYGGVIPEIASRFHTEYIYKVTEKALSDSGRAIGDIDLVAVTQGPGLPGSLLVGISFAKALSFALDIPLIGVDHLQAHMLSCFLGYGQGVMEESIYPFVGMVVSGGHTSIYYCEGLEDYTVLGRTRDDAVGEAFDKVAKVMDLGYPGGPVVEKRARGADPKKAILFPRALMKDENDLDFSFSGIKTAVMYYWRDCDRSDKEKDRICYSFQEAVVDVIVEKLGRAIRSTGAGKVAVGGGVVNNHVLREKLIGRCREEDAELFLPQRQYCADNAAMIAALGEALFSDGQRADLFLNATPGRS
- the gatB gene encoding Asp-tRNA(Asn)/Glu-tRNA(Gln) amidotransferase subunit GatB; amino-acid sequence: MSDIYETVIGLEVHVQLSTRTKAFCGCSTAFGAEANTQVCPVCLGLPGVLPVYNKKAFEYALKVAMALECDIQKTVKFDRKNYYYPDLPKNYQISQYDMPLAYNGKITIEDEEEGSIDIGITRAHLEEDAGKLMHDEQQAFSYVDLNRTGTPLLEIVSEPDIRSPEQAYEYLKALKQTIKYLDVSDCNMEEGSLRCDANVSLRRKGSEKFGSKVEIKNLNSFKAVRDALVFEQLRQEEALEEQEKVIQQTRLWNEQKNVTEPMRTKEEAQDYRYFPDPDLVPFEVAPEVLERVRQSMPELPRRRKERFVNQYRLSEKDVEVLTSEKPLADFYEAVVSEYNDPQAVCNWVKGEIMMHIKDRPKGIEDLGLKPGHLASIIEMSKKGKISGLAAKEVLRENLDSGKDPEMIVKEKGLEQVSDKGELESIVVKVIEQNEKSVNDYRGGKENALSYLVGQVMRQTKGKANPKLAGEMLRKKITG
- the gatA gene encoding Asp-tRNA(Asn)/Glu-tRNA(Gln) amidotransferase subunit GatA; the encoded protein is MQDILSSFEHYHKWLREHEEPVAETAGFLTDRIRQIEPDIHAFIRLDKERIVCRGRSLDERSQGGALWAVPVAIKDNICIKGELTTCASHILDGFRPPYNATVIEKLLAENALLFPGANMDEFAFGSSCETSFYGPTRNPWDLSRIPGGSSGGSAASVASGEVAAALGSDTGGSIRQPAAMCGVVGFKPTYGRVSRYGLIAFASSLDQIGPITRNISDCARMLEVISGYDANDSTSVDSPVPKYTESLGKQIKGMTIGLPEEYMGEGIDEDVRRSVTESVDVLKRLGAKIIDISLPHTKYAVSCYYIIAPAEASSNLARFDGVHYGYRSPKSDDLIDMYVNSRSEGFGKEAKRRILLGTYSLSSGYYDAYYLKAQKVRTKLSQDFDRAFSECDCIVTPTAPNTAFKIGERMDDPLMMYLSDVFTIPANLAGLPAVSVPCGQDRNGMPVGLQLMARPFDEEALIKVAHAFESETAYHKMFSGGCG
- the rsmA gene encoding ribosomal RNA small subunit methyltransferase A; translated protein: MDLKELRQIWREHRFDPKRSLGQNFLIDNNVKEKILNSLSLVENSTVIEIGPGFGIMTFELAGMCGRLIAVEKDSKICDIMKELFDEKDNIAVINADVLETDLCALAGKAGKVTVYGNIPYYISTPIVQKLIESRICVGNAYLVTQEELANRMVASPGSKEYGSLSCFVQFYARCKKLFRINKNCFFPRPKVNSSLLSFTMLEEPSVRVNDSVLMFRIIRKAFSQRRKKAVNSLSSGPFLPVERSTWQEAFVSCGIDPASRAEVISLEDYARLSDLVGTLL
- the gatC gene encoding Asp-tRNA(Asn)/Glu-tRNA(Gln) amidotransferase subunit GatC, which codes for MDKKVSKKRITEQTVRYVAALSRIELDEAETASYKDQLSDIIGYIEQLGEVDTDNTLPTTHVLPSMKNVFREDELKESLSPDEFLGNAPEKHGNFFKVPRIIQSS